In the Halobacteriovorax sp. GB3 genome, CTCATACCGTGTTCCATTGCTTTCTTAGCAGCTTCAACAGAAGCTGTCTGAGCAGCAAATGGAGTCGATTTTTTAGACCCTCTAAACCCAAGTTGACCAGCAGAAGCCCAAGCTACTGCGTTCCCTTGAGCATCAGTAAATGTAACAATCGTGTTATTGAAAGAACACTGAATGTGACAAATACCATGCGTGATATTCTTTTTTACTTTTTTCTTTGTTGTCTTTTTAACCATTACGTTACCCTACCTTTCACTACTTCATCGACTTGATCGATTTCTTACCAGCGATAGCAACCGCAGGTCCTTTTCTCGTTCTTGCGTTAGTAGATGTTCTTTGACCTCTAACTGGAAGACTTTTTCTGTGACGGATACCTCTGTAACATCCTAAATCTTTCAGTCTTTTGATGTTTAGACCAACTTCTCTTCTTAGATCACCTTCAACCGTATAATTGGCCTCAAGGATCATTCTGATTTCGTTTGCCTCTTCTTCTGATAGGTCAGTAGAGTTTTTGTTTACGTCGATATTTGCTTTACCTAGAACTTCCAAAGCAACAGTTGGTCCAACCCCATAAATAGATTGAAGCGCAATTCTCATTACTTTGTTTCTAGGAATATCAACACCAAGAATTCTTGCCATAGCTACACTCCTTAGAAATTACTATTGATAATTAACCTTGTCTTTGTTTGTGTTTTGGATTCGTCTTACAGATTACTCTCAAAACGCCTTTTCTTTTGATTACTGTACAGTCTTTGCACATTGGCTTAACAGATGCTCTAACTTTCATAACAACCTCTTAAATATTGGGTTATCTACCCTTACTACGATAAGTAATACGACCTTTAGTTAGATCATACTTACTGATTTCTACTAAAACTTTATCTCCAGGTAGAATCTTAATGAAGTGCATTCTCATCTTTCCTGAAATGTGAGCAATAATACTATGCCCGTTAGGTAACTTAACTTTAAACTTAGTATTCGGAAGAAGTTCAGTCACTTCACCTTCAACTTCGATTACATCTTTTTCTGACATAGACAATTTTACCCATTCTAACAACGCTTGATATATATGACTCAGGGCCATAAATCAAGCCATTAATTTATTAATTACAATATTTTATATAACTATTATTTATTGACTATTTTAACAAGCTCGCCAAAGACTGTGTCCGCAGAACCTGAAGCATCAATTTCAACTAAATTACCAAGGCTCTTGTAATAATCAAGAACTGGCTCAATAGTCTTTTTGAAGACATCAATTCTGTTTCTAACAACCTCTTCCTTGTCATCATCTCTATGAATTAGATCTTCACCAGAAACATCGCATTTACCTGCAACCTTTGGTGCTTTTGAGATTAGGTTGTAAATTTCTCCACTCTTTGGAGCTAGTCGACGATTTGTAATTCTCTCAATGAGAACTTCGAAATCAATTTTAAAATATACTGCTTTCGTAGCTGTTCCTTTAAGAACGTGCTCTTCAAGAAGCTTAGACTGTTCCCCATTTCTAGGGAACCCGTCAAAAATATATGCGTTTGTAGCAAGGTCACAATTAGCGTTAAGAAGCTCAAGAACAGTCATATCGTCAACGAGATTTCCCGCCTCCATGATGGACTTAACTTTATTACCAAGCTCAGAGTTTTTAGCGATCTCTGCTCTAAGTAGGTCTCCAGTCGAAATATGACCATAACCAAATTCTTTAACTAACCTTTTAGCTTGAGTTCCTTTTCCAGATCCAGGAGCTCCAAGTAAAATTAATTGTGGCTTCATCTAAAACCTTCTATTGCTACCGTTATACTTACCTTTTGATTTATAAGTATTTTCATAACGATCAGCAAACATAAACGATTGAATATTCATCATTACACGAACTGAAACAGAAACAAGGATTAGCATCGCTGTTCCACCGAATCTAGTCTGTGTACCGGTAATTAAAGTTGGAGTAATACAGATAACACATAGAAAAATCGCTCCGAAGAATGAAAGTCTATTAAGTACGTTATCTAAGTATTCTTTTGTTTTATCACCTGGTCTAATCCCAGGAATAAAAGCATTATTCTTCTGTAGCATTTCAGCAATCTTCTTAGTTTTGAACTGAATTGGAGCGTAGAAGTAAGTCATATACACAATAAGTAGTGCAAATAGGATATTAAACAGCATTTGCCCAGGATATAGAGACTGCTGAATAGTATCGAAATATGGCTTAAGTGGACTTCCTTCAGGAATAAAGTTCGCAAAAGTAAGTGGTGCCATTAATAGTGAAGATGCGAGGATTGGAGGCATAACACCACCTGTATCAACTCTCATCGGTAGGCTTTGTGTTCCACCGTAAACTTTATTATGCACAACACGCTTAGCGTACTGAACAGGAATACTTCTATGAGATCTCTCAATAAAAGCAACAATAAAGAATGAAACGATGATAACGGCCAAGAAAATAAGAATCTCCATTCCACCAAGCTCTCCATTTCTATAAAGAGTTAGTTTCTGGATAACTTCTGATGGTAGCTCTACAGCAATACCAGCAAAGATAATAAGTGAAACACCGTTTTCAAGACCAAATTCAGTGATTCTTTCCCCTAGCCAGAGCAGGAACATAGTTCCTGCTGCTAGAGTAATCATTGTAGTAAGTCGGAAAATCATGCCAGGGTCAGGAACAACGCGTCCAGTTGCAGTAGTAAAGCCTTCGAATACGGCGGCCATACTGTAACCTTGGATACAACAAAGAACGACAGTGGCATATCTTGTCCACTTTTGAATCTTCTTGTGCCCTTCAGCGTCTTCTTGAAGCTCTTGGATCTGAGGAATTACCTCACCAAGTAAGCTAAAAATAATTGATGTCGTAATGTAAGGCATAATCCCTAGAGCGAGTACAGAGAAACGCTTGAAAGATCCACCCGTAAACGTGTTCAGTAGATCAAAAAGACCAGTACCTGAACCATCAAAATAAGTTTGAATAGCCTGTGCATCAACACCTGGAACAGGGATCTGCGCAACCATTCTGTAAACTACTAGTAAAAGAAAAGTGTAAAAAATCTTCTTTTTAAGCTCTTCTAGCTTTCCTTGAGCACCTGACATTCAATAAATTCCTTTTTATTTGTTTTCGATTTTTCCACCAGCTTTAGAAACTGCTTCTTCAGCTGACTTTGAGAACTTATTAATGTTAACAAAAGTTAACGCTTTTGTAAGCTCTCCATTACCAAGAATTTTAATTGGTAATCTTTTCGAAATACCTTTCAGTAGTCCCTTAGCAACTAGAGATTCTCTTGTTACTTCTTCACCATCAAATTTCGCTTCG is a window encoding:
- the rpsK gene encoding 30S ribosomal protein S11, with amino-acid sequence MVKKTTKKKVKKNITHGICHIQCSFNNTIVTFTDAQGNAVAWASAGQLGFRGSKKSTPFAAQTASVEAAKKAMEHGMSSVDVKVKGPGAGRENAIRALLQAGLKITSVADRSPIPHNGCRAPKRRRV
- the rpsM gene encoding 30S ribosomal protein S13, which encodes MARILGVDIPRNKVMRIALQSIYGVGPTVALEVLGKANIDVNKNSTDLSEEEANEIRMILEANYTVEGDLRREVGLNIKRLKDLGCYRGIRHRKSLPVRGQRTSTNARTRKGPAVAIAGKKSIKSMK
- the rpmJ gene encoding 50S ribosomal protein L36, with the protein product MKVRASVKPMCKDCTVIKRKGVLRVICKTNPKHKQRQG
- the infA gene encoding translation initiation factor IF-1; amino-acid sequence: MSEKDVIEVEGEVTELLPNTKFKVKLPNGHSIIAHISGKMRMHFIKILPGDKVLVEISKYDLTKGRITYRSKGR
- a CDS encoding adenylate kinase family protein, whose translation is MKPQLILLGAPGSGKGTQAKRLVKEFGYGHISTGDLLRAEIAKNSELGNKVKSIMEAGNLVDDMTVLELLNANCDLATNAYIFDGFPRNGEQSKLLEEHVLKGTATKAVYFKIDFEVLIERITNRRLAPKSGEIYNLISKAPKVAGKCDVSGEDLIHRDDDKEEVVRNRIDVFKKTIEPVLDYYKSLGNLVEIDASGSADTVFGELVKIVNK
- the secY gene encoding preprotein translocase subunit SecY: MSGAQGKLEELKKKIFYTFLLLVVYRMVAQIPVPGVDAQAIQTYFDGSGTGLFDLLNTFTGGSFKRFSVLALGIMPYITTSIIFSLLGEVIPQIQELQEDAEGHKKIQKWTRYATVVLCCIQGYSMAAVFEGFTTATGRVVPDPGMIFRLTTMITLAAGTMFLLWLGERITEFGLENGVSLIIFAGIAVELPSEVIQKLTLYRNGELGGMEILIFLAVIIVSFFIVAFIERSHRSIPVQYAKRVVHNKVYGGTQSLPMRVDTGGVMPPILASSLLMAPLTFANFIPEGSPLKPYFDTIQQSLYPGQMLFNILFALLIVYMTYFYAPIQFKTKKIAEMLQKNNAFIPGIRPGDKTKEYLDNVLNRLSFFGAIFLCVICITPTLITGTQTRFGGTAMLILVSVSVRVMMNIQSFMFADRYENTYKSKGKYNGSNRRF